The genomic stretch AAACctgcttaatttttgtcaaaatctcAGTCTTAATGTTCTTAAAAACCAGGTCCTtatgtattttgttttcttgcttACATGAAATCTTGAAAGTAATCTTGTAGAAttgttcaaattgtttatttacagaaaataaacTGGATGAAATTTTTCCAAAGTGTcgatttgtaaaaatataaaactcaCTTCACATTGTTTTCActtattaaagttaaagttcaacatgacaagcatttttaaaattttacggaaaaattattttctgggCAGTTACCTCAGTaaccattttgtgttttttttttcaaacaatttttaaattgtttcgtGAAGTGATCCTCTCaaggaaaaaattgtttttaagaatTTCCTTTTGTTAACCTTAAccttatttttgaaattataaaaaattttttttaccaaatacaATTTACGATAGAGGCTCACAATGTGACACAAATAATCAAGAACATTCCAAGGAAAGTTTAAAGTCCAACTTTTCCCACCAACTTAAATTAGTATCTTAATTCTgaaatcacaaatgtgtaaaatgttTACGTTTGCTTGAAACAAGTCAGCAGCCagccaactagctagctactcaTATCATATTTAAAGCTAGCCAACACCTAGCTCCTTTTACATCAAGAATAATAAACGAAAGTATTGGAACGGCCCAATGATACATGCTATTACCCCATATTATCaccaaatgttaataacaatctgtatgacaaattaattttgcaaatattgcaagtaaacaaaccatgtctgcactacttcgctgcaaactaaaaatttgctcataactaatctcgttttcatgttattcggaattttggtatatatattccGCGGAACGAAAATGGATATAAAAAAGAGGTCTATTACTAGAGAAATGACTAGAAAAAGTCAttatattgttgttgttgtttttccttTTCTCTTCAATAAAAGCACTTTACAAGCTTTCTTATTCAcgttttgtctctttttatgaACATTTTGCAAATATCTCTGCCACTCATTTGCTAATTCCACTATTTGCTTTCCTTTCCTCGCCCTATGCTTTGGGATTAAGAAACATGGCAATGTCACTATTCAGTGCTCTCCTATGGGGTGGACAGTACAGTTCTTAAACCATATGTTTGTACCTTTGTATCAAAGCATGCTCCATTCGGAAAAAAAAACTTCGCGAATTATCTGAAATTGactgattcgcgaaaataaatacaCTTTTTTGACCTCGCAAAAAtcatcgcgaaaattaatcaacttaagGCAGACCACTAGACTGCAacctatttttatgttgagtgtCTAACCAACAGTTCGATTCCTAATTACTGTGAGGACTTTTTCAGGCTTTTCCTTTTCTGGACGAGAAGCTAAACTGATATTCCCAAACCATCACTCAATCTTTACATGCTGTTACTGATGTCAAACCTTGTGTCGAAGACCTTTTTGTTGACTTGTGTGCATTTACATTTAGATCGCCAGCACTGGCGGCACCgtcagcaaaatattttgatCAGGTCGATGTAAAGTATATTGATGGAGTGGCACATTGGCCGCACGTCGATCAACCTGAGACTGTTAACCGATACATCAGAGAATTTTTTGACAGTCTGTGAATTTTTTGAatgagaattttttaaattgtaatttttataataaataatgaTGAATAATATATTAATTAGTATTTGTAGTATTTTATATAAACGAAAACAAGAAGTGATTATGTACTAACAAATTAGttaagaactattttttatgCTGATTAGAAAGTAGTCTCATTTGCCGTACATCttgttttgaaacaaaaacaGTGCTGCAGTCAGAATCAAAGTAGTATCAAAAATTTTGATCTCCTCTCTAGTTTTTTACAATTTGTCGAAACCTGCAGAAGGACCtggagaaaaagaagaaagaaccGAGCAACTCTCCGATTCTTTATGACATATCAATTAACAGGTGGCCGCGAAAAAatgtagcaattttttttattttttttttaatttccttttTAACAGTAGTTCTACATCACGTTTTAGACTTATTACCATCTAAATATGGCATAACTCTTATTTCTTGTTTTAACAAAAGTATGAGAGGTTATCTTCATCAGCAAAAATGTCCAACGTTGATAAATAAAGAGATCGCAGCTTAAGGATTCTGGTTAAAAAGACAACCTTGATGTAAGATTATTTAAGGGGACAAGACTCCTAAATTTTATATCAAGGAACAACTGGCCACTAACAAAACGcctgtagggacaaatttttagctTCCTTTTTTTGTTGGACTCGATTGCTCTCATTGGTTTCCCAGGTCAATTGCACGTAAAGGACACAACAACGGAGCTTTTATTGGCGGGTGTTTGCGTTGTTGTCAATAAAATCTAAAGAACACGTGTGGAATATTAAACTTAAGGTCGCGTCTGTAAATTGAGTGAAGCAAATTTTTCTAAGGTgtagtttgtttttttctggCAACTCGTAGGTAATTTATGATATGAATAGGCcgcaaaaatacaattttacaTTGCGGCGTTAAGGGACCTGAGAGAAAAATCTGCGCCTTTTTAATGCCTATAAAATGTGAAAGAAACGTCTAAGATAACCCGCTTGCTTGCATTAGATATTTTCGACAGCGCATTCTTAGGGCGTGTTTTCACTCAAGCGAATGTGGTCCACGTTTGTTTGAGTGGAAACCCGCGATGAGACGGTAAATCGAGAAAAAGTTTAACGTTTAGTTTGACGGGTTTCGAAGCACCACcgggattttttaatttttttccgaatCTCGGGCGCAATAGCATAAATGTGCGCGCCCTTCAACTGCCGGCATCATATCGTCTGGTCCGTGAATTATAAATTGTCAATAGCGCTGCATTAAATTATTTCGTTGATTTTTTAACTAGCTAATTTAATCCATCCAGCTAGCgacaactttttttcttctttcattAATAAAAGTGACTTAATCtcagtataaatttttaaaaatggataTCAAGGACATTAAAGGTGACATAACAGGTAAAacagatttttataaaattgtttacgAGAGTTATTTGTGCGACTGCACTTGTATATTAAAATATGCTGAAGTTCCTCAACACATGCTCTGTATAGCTAACTAGATAGCTACAAGCTTTTACGTGTTCTTTGAGTTTAACATCACTAAACTGATGTATGCCAGCTAACATTGCTAAGCTTGTGATGCCAAATGGTAACAATATATTGAAGTATAGCTATATTGCTAGCTAACTCTGATCTGAGCAAATCATTTTTATCAGTGACTAAAAGCtaagttagtgattttttttgtggagTATATTATGCTATCTATGTCTTAAGTTTAAACTCGTTTTAAAAATCACAtgttatttttaacaataacatGATGTTATCTGAAGGAAAACATTACGTAGTATATAGCTACCTTGGAAAAGCAAAATCAACATAAACACTGTTTGACCTTTTTAtataaactagctagctatattcaaACCTTTTGTCACAAGAAGACTGTTGCTATGATTTTGCCTTGTTACctgtgttatttttgttttattctaaACACTAAAGTAAGgtgttttaaaacaattcatgttaattttaaaaataagttgaaattaaattttacacTACAATACGTCCATAGTTAAATCATAAATAAATCGCTATGTATTATATacaatatttaaaaatgcaaaactgtTGATGCTATACACAGAATTAAACaggtatatatattatttatttctttagcACAAAACATAAATATATGAATCTTGTAATCTTCCTCCAAACATTTGTGTAATCTCCCTCCAAATATTAGCGTAATCTCCCTCCAAAGTTTTGTGTAATCTCCAAACATTGATGCAGAAACATTTCGCCATGAACATGAACATTAATTTGAATTGTATGTTATCAACaagtttattaacaaaaacaatcttttgtttcaaattttaaaatttcctgtTAACATGATTTTCCTATACTAAAGTCATGacctttttataaatatataaattgttattttttgtcatCTGATATTTTGAGgtcataatatatataataatgagTCAGTGTTCTTTTAACATTCTCTCTGAAGAAACTACAGTGGCCATTTTACTACAGAGTTATATGGGAAAATGTCACATTAGAACAAATTATTGAAGCCTAAGGTAACACATTTTATTGTTACTCAAATACACTTCAGAGAATTTGTTTGCTGGTATTTGTACTATCTTTCTACCAGCTTAACTCGATTTGATCCATGGTTTTTTTGAGAAAGATGTGCTTTTTTAACATCACTAGCTTACTTTCTGAAGCTTTCAAATCTGTCCAAAATACCAATGTCTGCTGATAATCCAATTACTTTAGGTCTAGGACATCTTTTTACATGTTTAATATGATAAAATGCCAAGAATCccctaaatcttttttttttttaattttaggtaAAATGCAGGTAAAGTAAAAAAAGCTAACTTCTCCCAGTCTTACTTCTAGCAAacgttttcatattttattatACTGAATATAAGATTTTATAAAGATTTCAGGGGTATATAGTTTCTTATATTAGCACAGGTTTGAGGTATGGGCCCTAAAATACAGCCAGGTTTTTAATAgatcaatatataaaaaatcagcatacaaaaacagttctttgcCCATAATAAATTACTTTCTTGTTAACACATAAGAGGTATACATCAATGTAAATATATGTCACGTTCCCACAGGACATAAATATATGCCATCTTTTCAGGTTAAAGTGTTTTTATCTGCCAATATGcagttttcttttaaattcagATTATAAAAGCTTTCCATGTGCCAAAGCCAAGTAGTTCTTTTTAATGCCAAAGTCAAGAAACAGTCAATTTTTCATCATTTACATTTTGTTGGAGCTCAGATTATTGTCCTTTAGGAACCTTCTATTGAGAAATTTTACCTGAATGTTTGCATTAAAAGGTGTTTTCCcaaatttattttgtgttttttcaaGAAAGAATGAAATCAGTACAATTTCAGCCTCATTTACTATCATCATTCTCTGTTTAAAGTCTTATCCACGCTATCATGTGTTGggtggggtatattaatgaacTTCTTTCACATACTAGACTATCAACCCTAAACTAAAATTTCTCTGCATCAAATCTGTCTTTATTACCTCCTAAGTCCTTGCTCTACCTCTGGGTTTTGTCCCAGGAACTATATACTAAGTAAATCTCTATACTTTCTTCCCAATATTATCCTCCTTGATTCTTCAATCTTTTTtatggataacatctttaatgccACAAATGGTTAACCTGCTTCCTAGCTTACCTGAACTGTCTCTTCTTTTACCACTGGTGTTACACATCAATTCTTATATCATTCCTTTTTAAATGGTCTGGCCATGGCTAAATTACaagctttttttctttggcTATTTAAACAACTACAATAATTAATAAATGGATGTTTTTATCCATGGTGCTACATTGtatgctttttttctttctcacaTTTTAGTTTACTTTACAACCCAATTTATCATGTATAACTTCAAATTCATCAGAATGTCACAAGTAAACActtctataaaaaaatattatataccaTTTTACTTTCTTCCTTTGGCATCAAAGGCTTGCAGTGTTTCACTGCAGTACAGTGTTGATAAGAATAtatctttgaaaaataaaataaccccATTTCAGTTCAGATTAGAGAGACATAGTTACACGGATTAAATCTTCAAGTAAATCAAAAGAAACTGTATATAACAGAGAATGCTGTTTATTATTTACTATAGTGATGTTTTGATATCAATAATAACATAAATAATAGCATTTCCaaggtttattttatttattttttattttcttaaacaaCTATAGTAACTATAATGTTTTAATTGGTCTTTCACATAAACATGTTGCAATATGTTAAGGGGGATGTTCTGTTAGCAGTAAAGAGCAGTTAGTATTATTTACAAAGAATTTCATTAACAGACTTGGAAAATTGTATTATATTTAAAATGGGTATGATTATATTTATACATCTCTTTTTTTAGCATAATAGTCTATTCCTTTAATTCTTTCATTATGAATTTACACTTTAGTGTtgcattaactttttaaataaatagataatcattaaatttttatacaggatatagattttcaatatatataatattgttATTAACAAACGTCCTgtctttaaaaatcaaaatcaaaatatagtaaggtaaaaatatatattatataagcaataaaaataaaactagttAAAAAGTCTTAAAATTAGCTAAAACTGCCAGATTGTGTGTGAGATGATAGAATAAACAGCAAATGTCTGTTTATGAAACTAACAGGCTACAAATAAAATATCACAACTGAAGTTAAGTCTCCGCAGGAAAAATAAGCACGTTAAATCAAACAGAACACTCTGTACTATCAAATGGAATATGGGACTATCGGAtataaatcaaatcaaatcaaaggtTAAATatcttcaaaacatttttccgaaacaaattaaaattttcaattttaggaATATTTAATGGTAGCTCGTTGTATAGTGTATTAGTCATAACCAAGCATAGTTTTCATAATCAACTTTCTTTTCTCTTCTTACCTTGATGTTGGGTCAGCAAGTCGCAATTTGCCAAACCAAAATGCCGTCTTTACCCTATGACCTATGACCTATTGCTgttgtaacaaaaaaacattacaaatgAATCAATGACAAGTGGCCTAGTGTGCTCTTAGACTATAGTTGCAAAGAGGTTTTCTTCTCTACAGTCAGCAAATTTTCGCAAAGTGACTTTATATTTCTAATATGAACCCTGAAATCATTGATGTgttcaataaaaagaaaatattactgCACTTGTCTTTTAAAACAAGGAAGCactgattttaaaaaacaagaactaatcaccaaagtttaattttaaattaaaagtaaGACTGGCTGTATCTTTAACATGTATAGTGTTTATAAGCATTAGTTACTTGAAAATCATGAAAGATGAAACATGTTCAGACACAAACACTTTAAGTCTCAATGCTAAAAAGTACGAGCACTTTAAGCATATCACATAAAAATCACACTATTTAAATCCACTCAACTGGAGTTTCAAAATATTTAGCTATTTTTAATGTCTGGTTCTGAATTCATGTCAAAAAGTTGCTTATTGTGCATCTCTGTTGTGATTTTGCACTTACAAGCAACTTTGGGAGTCAAAAGTTGATTTTATGCttgctgtttttgttttggTGTAAAGCAGGCCCTTTTCGTTGTCACTTTAAAACTGAATTTCCCAAAATATTTGTTCTTAACTCTTGTTCTTAACTTGTTTTCCTTAACTCTTTATGTCCCTTCATCTTTTTTAGCTACATGCAGATCTGAAATGTATTTGTTTGAGTTTTTGAGTTTTTAGTTACCAACTGTTCACAACGTTGCAAACCCAGCTTACCTAGCTAAcacattttatttctttattatgtTTCGCTACTATAACTTAATATCATGGTGAATGGTGAATGTATATCTAATCTAGCAATAAGCCACAAATGTGTGATTCAATGCTTTTTACTAAATGTAACTAGGTACATTGTAGTGTATTGACATAACTAAGCAGTTTATGTGTTGTGTGGGTAAACACTTTAATGACAGCCAGTGTTTTTATTCCAATAAATGCCGAAAACAGTTTGTGGTGACTCTTGTTGTACAGTGAGAAATACTTGGTTATATACTAAAGCTTTGTAACAGATTATTGCATGTGTTTAGAAATGACATATGATATCCTTGGAAAAGTCACAATGAATTAAATAGCGGTCTATAATGCCAGGCATTAACCTTTTTGATATCCTGTTGGGGAACATAAAATGGTGCCAGGTAGAGCCTAATCAACATTTGGCCTAAAAAAGTAATGACAAGCTCAATATGTCTGAAATTTTATGAGCATATGCACAAGCTATGAATAAATCAGTTTGCTAAATAGATTCTACctatttctttgttatttagGCAAAATCCATTATTTTCTTGGAAAAGTCTTCTCTCCCTTAAAATGCCTAAACTCTGAACTCGGGAAGTAAATAGCTAATGCAAAATTCCTTCTTTACATTAGTCTAAAAACAGCCAAAACAACTTTCAAATCAATAATTCTCATTGTACTGAAGTATTGCATTTTTGATATTCACAAAATGAGTCTGGACGCTTGATCATGACAATAATGACCACTACAGTTTAACTGATGGACTTTTTTTATCCTCTTCTGTATATGCTTACCACTTGACTTATGTGTTAAAGTTGTTTTTGTGGTAGACAGCTTTTCCAATACAATTTTTATACATGTGCAACATTGTTGCCAGTGTGCTTTGCCTCTTCAGGGTTCGAATTATTGCTTATAAAGTGATTCATGATAATTTCTTGATGTGCATAAAATAGTGACTCTGTGAGGCATcccaggggggggggggtgcctcagtaaaaatttttgaaatacagGTATCTAGATTTGCAGAAAATGCACTTGCGGCTAATTTATGTTGGTGTtggatttattaaaaaacactatttttacaGTGTTATATTCTTTGTTCGGTTGTTTTCTATGTTCAATAGCGAGTTAAAGCTGGCATTGATATTACATGCTAACACTTTAAGCCCTGATGTTTCATTAATTTACGATCAAATCAGCAGCCCTATTTGGAACTATATGACAAGGACCTGACACTCCGAAGAGCCAGACGAGTCTAAACTGATTCGCGTTATATTCAACTCAGCTGCAAGAACGTGCGTATTAACGCAAGCTAAATATGATAGCTAGAACGAGGGAGAACCTCAATTGCCTTACGATGGAGTTGTAACTTTCAAGTGAACTCTCTTTCttctgaacaaacaaacaaacaaaccaacgtCATTTCTGAGAAATGATTTTTAAGTAATCATTTCACCTGTGAAATTACATGCAGCACATGGTTTTCTTTAGCGTGTAACGAAACATCCAGCCTAAAAATACTGAATGAAAATTCGGCTGTCGGCAAAATGTCTGCCCTTGTACACAAATATGGTAGGCTTACGTAGCAAGCACGTGGGACTTTTTAATTCGACGATCGTTTTTAGGAAAGAACTTCCAAAAAAATACAGCGAGACTGACTTTCCAGCGGAAAAAAATAATGTCTGATGTCAATGTTAAAGTACATAAGGATATCGTGGTTCAtgattttattataatttgaaaaaaaatgtttgtgaaaTCATGAAAATGGTTTGTGATTCACAAACCACGAATCGGTAATTCGAACCCTGCTCTTCTCTTTGGTATTGGGGTAGCAAAATAGGGGCAAAAGCTCCCAGGATTAAGGTTGTCTCATGGTGATGTGAGTGTTCAAACCATCCAGGTTTTCTTGAAATATCTACTTAAAAATTTGCAAAGCTCTTCAAAATATtgaacaaatattttaatttttcaaaataatatacaaaaagTAATTAATGTGCTTTTTTTGTAAAGCACACTATTTTTGGACGTAATCAGAACTTCGATCTGACAAAAACTACAAAATCTTTGCTGGCATGAACTTATCATTATGGCACTCACAACGGTATGTTTTTGTGTCTGTGACATATGTAGGTTCCTATATGACAGATGCATTTaatcacaaaattttattgcatgtGTGCATAGTGTTCAAACATTTAAGTCTAAcattaaataaagaaacaaattcATCTTGACGTAAATGTTTATATTAGTCAATTCCCCCCTAAATAttaaagtgttttaaaataacATCACTTCTTTTTCAACTATTCATAGGTAAAGCCACCGATGTCTGGTCAAAGAACAAGTATGCTATTATTGGAGCAGTAGCTGGCCTCCTTGTCTTTTTCTGCGTTATGTGTTATTGCTGTATAAGATGTCggagaaagaagaagaagaaggacgCCGAAAAAATCAAACTGAAAGGTGCCAAGccgacaaaaaaattaaagcgaATTCAACCAAATAAAACTGAAAGAAAAGCAATGGTAAGATAGTTATTAGTACACACTATCTTTATCTCCTTACTTGTTTTTGTAAGGCTTGGCAaccaaaaaaaagttgaatCTTTTTTTGGATAGCTAGTTATTGTGGTTAGCCACAACTCATCCAGGACGAAGTAGGTAGTGGTACTAAGatagtttaaaataatattttgagaAGTCACTATTACGGAATATAATTTATAAGTCACTTTCCAACAAGAAGGTAATTAAATGTGATCTAACAAACAGTCAATGTTGGGGCTTGGTACCCAGTTTAACAGCAGGAACTACTGCATACAAAAGTTTTACGTTTTATTCTCACTTTTTGTGTAGAGCGGGTAGCTATCAGAACAATGTCTCGGCCAGTTTCGAAAGCTTCCACTGGTATGTTTCATGGATAATATACCAAGCCCTTTGAAGGCCTGAAGGTTAAGACAATTTTGAGACTGTTAAACAAAATAAACCCACAAATTAATGGTCGTCAGTATCTCTTTTTAAGGATTATGTGTGTTTATTTTTGTCTCATAAATTTTGACCATGTTTAAAAGGAGTTTATCTAAAATTGTTTTGTGTTGtctttttttccaaaataacATCTCTACTTAATGTTGTACACATGTGTTAAACTGCTTTCAACTGTTGTAATTTGTTTAcggttatattgtttttttacagGAAGAACTTGGCTCAGTAAAATTTACTTTGCAGTATGACAAGACGAGGTACGACCCTTCCTTGCTTACTTGTTTCACTTATACTTATTTAAAACTTAATGATGAAGAAGGAactcttttttttgtaaatataaaataccaAGGCTGGAAAAGCCATAAAATTAAGCATACTTGAAGATCAAAATTCTGGCTTAAAATTTAGAAGCTTATTCATTTGGATCCCTTACAATAGGAAGCCGGGTgttattttataataaaaaacactAATTTATTGGTGCTATTTCCATAACAACACAATATTAATAATCAATATAGATTTGTTATCTATATGAAATTACTGGTGTTTGAAGTTGTTATTCTACGCAACTGGTACGTAAGGTTGGCCAACGTTATTGTAAAGCATCACTTGATGCTTTACAATAACGTTTTTCTAGTGTGTGTGAATATAGAGAAATAGATCTGTGAATCTCCTGTACCCAAGAACACTGTTTATATGAATCTTTCCACTACAGTTTTGGCGTGTCAAAATACACTCGCTATTTTCTTCAGCTGAGTTAGCCTAGTCTGAGATTCCTAGCATACAATAGGTCGAGAAATTAGctaattttgttaataaaattttacattctTTAATCTGTTTCATCAGAATTACAAGGAAAACCAAAATTTATATAGTAAATGTTGCTGCCTCTATTTTATATCCACTTATATGAGTGACACTGCAAGTTACGTTTACCAGCATCGGATTTTAAGCCCTGGTGTGTTAATGTTATTGAATTGCACAGATTTTTCGCGTGTTTAAGTTTGTGATTTGCCATAAGTTAGCAAAACACGCTAAAATAAAAAGAGAAGTAGCCCGGTACCTCTTCAACTGGCTCAGATTCTCTAAGTCTTTTGTGCTTTAAATTTCAGTGAAATGTTGATGGTGAAAGTGTTGGAGACTACAGATGTTCCTGTGCGTGATCTAAGCGGTTATGCTTATGCTTTCGTTGTTGTGAAGCTACTCCCCCATCATGAACATGAAGAGGCGGAGTATAAAACAAAGATGGTTCGCGCTGGATTCTGGCCTGCATTCGGTGATATGTTCTCTTTCGTTATCGAAAAGGAGGATTTGAAAGAACAGGTGTTATATTTGTATCAGTACGAATTGAATCGATGGTCAAAACAGGACGGTATTGGACAGATAGCATATGAGGTTAAGGATGGAAATCTTTTAAGTGAGAAAGTGGGTGAAATTGAAGTGACTCGAAAGTTGCGACCCTATAATCCTTTGCTAGGATTGGTAAGACATTTTGAATCGTGATATTGTTTTATTGTTGTgtctcttttgttgttgttgttttttattatttatttaccaaGTAAACGCGCGTAAAcactttttaacagttttttaacGTATTTCAAATTTACAGGAAGTAGAAGCAGGTGCTGTTTACCTGGCGTTGGAGTATGATGCAGAAACATGGGAATTAAAGGTGGAAATTCGACAAGCCGATATCATTCCACAGGATGAAGATCAAGAAAAAGCCAGTAAGTTTTTATCACGCTTCTCGCACACACCTGCAATATTGGAAATAAAGCAACATAACTTGGCTAATTTGGTCTGTACGTGTGTTGTTATGTAGAAGTATGATTTTACATCATGTTTTTCAGAGGTTTATCAGATAACGTTACCGGTGATACTGTTTTCAACCTCGTACAAATTatactgttttgtttttgcttctTTAAAGGTTCCTATGTAACTTTGACGTTGTTGAATAAAGACGACGAAAAACTGGAGAAACGCAGAACAAGCAACAAACGGGGCACGTTACAACCTTCTTACGATACCGAAGTGACATATAACGTGCCAGATAACTTGTTACCTGAAgtcaaaatgttattaaaactcAAGTCAAAGCATTATTTTAAACCTAGCTCGGTGCTTGGTAAAACTACTATTTTGCCGACATCTGATAATTGGAAACAATTATTAGACAAGGAATATACCGAGGGTTGGTTTTCCGTTTTTACGAAACCTAAAACGAAATAAATTATATAGGAAATATATAGTAAGCTTAATATTAGTAATGTCACAAAACACTCATTCGGAAGCGCGGCGACCATTCGATCATTCGAACCTTTAAAATCACAATTGTTCGATCTTCGAATTCTGTAGGAATGAGGTTAAATGCTTGCATTGCTTCAGGGAGTACAACCGTTCTTCGAGTTAATTCGAACCTTTTACTGTTCAGTGTATATGAAATGCACAACCTTCTCTTTACATGACTTGTTATTCTAGGCCTTGTAAAAAGTGGTGAGAGGAATATTTTACTTGTAAAATGATTTTAtaacttcattttttaatttccaaTTCTTTGTATATgagttgtgttttgttttttagtgatTTGACtcgaaaaatataatttttcatgTATTGCAAAATTTGAAGTACAATAGCTTCATATTTTTTAGTTACCGAATGCTCAATTAAGCGTCAGGGGAACTTTTGATATCAAAACGTATTCATTTACATATCCTGGGAGAGCTTAATCTGGACATGGGGCGCTTAAT from Hydractinia symbiolongicarpus strain clone_291-10 chromosome 12, HSymV2.1, whole genome shotgun sequence encodes the following:
- the LOC130622713 gene encoding synaptotagmin-2-like — its product is MDIKDIKGDITGKATDVWSKNKYAIIGAVAGLLVFFCVMCYCCIRCRRKKKKKDAEKIKLKGAKPTKKLKRIQPNKTERKAMEELGSVKFTLQYDKTSEMLMVKVLETTDVPVRDLSGYAYAFVVVKLLPHHEHEEAEYKTKMVRAGFWPAFGDMFSFVIEKEDLKEQVLYLYQYELNRWSKQDGIGQIAYEVKDGNLLSEKVGEIEVTRKLRPYNPLLGLEVEAGAVYLALEYDAETWELKVEIRQADIIPQDEDQEKASSYVTLTLLNKDDEKLEKRRTSNKRGTLQPSYDTEVTYNVPDNLLPEVKMLLKLKSKHYFKPSSVLGKTTILPTSDNWKQLLDKEYTEGWFSVFTKPKTK